From the Trifolium pratense cultivar HEN17-A07 linkage group LG4, ARS_RC_1.1, whole genome shotgun sequence genome, the window AAAGGTGATGCTTTTAGTAAGCAATCTTGAAAAAATGTACTGATTCTCTTCTCTTTTACTCAATGACCGTAAAGCATGATTCTTAAACTATAAATCCATCACGTTAATACCGACAACATATATGCGTGCACAAATAGCATGTTTATTGAAATAGAACAAGTGAAAACTATATGATTAAATGGTAGGTTAAAGGAAAAGAATGTTAACACCTGGATCGGTAGTCGCCtagcaagaaaaacaattatgttttggcgCGGCGAGACTGAGTTCCATTGCGGAACATGCTTCAATTGGAATGTTAATCGGCGGTTTGTATCTCGCCGAGTGGTACCAATGTTTAGTTGCTTGAGTTTTATGACCACCTCTCTTAGCAAGAGGACCTAATGAGCATCCTACTTCTGCTTCACTATTCTGAGTTGTCAGGCAAGCATTTCGTAATTTTAGCTTCCTTAACCTCTTCCTCCGCTTCACTTCCCTAGTAAACCAATTCGGAATATTGCCTGCTGACTAATAGACGCAAGACCTTCCAGACTGTGTGTGTCGGGGCTTTGATCAAAGCTCTGTCGTTACTGAGTACACTCAAATTGACGGCGGGATTGGCTTTCACATCTTCTTGTATTGTGACCTTCTCTGTCAGTGCTTCAACGTCTGACTCGACCACTACCGCAACAAAGTTTTGACGGCGGTGCCGGACAAGGCTGCAGCAGCCACGATCCCCAGCGACGTTGGACAGCAGGTGATGAATATGCTTGGACTCATGCGCCTCGCCGTGATGCAAGGTAGAACATTAAGCCAAATTATTCCGCATAGAAACAATTGGGCTAGTAAATCAAATATGAATTAAAGGATCTCTTGTCAACTGATTGTTTCTCTCTGCGTCAGTAACACCGTTTTCTTTGGTTTTTTCTTCTCTGTCGTGTATTTccgtgttctccagccatgtggagatgtttgatttttatcTAGTTTGCTGtggtaggctgggatcaaatgattttaccgcagccccacggtgggcgccaaaatgttctggtaaaaaacgagggggtttgtattattgatcaaatggtgtgattacactcagttcaatcccaacaaccctgggagtttaataagtcagaattcgatcagaacataggggtttgtattattcaagattgataactgaTACAAGTATGTCGGAGAAGAAATTGAATCTCTTTACCAGAATGAAAATATGGTGGTTTCTCATGATGAGAGTGAGTCTATGTAGAATCAGTGAAAAGTTTTCTtgttctcttgaagaagatcctatttataggcaaaacatctccctcttgttgcttgataaccgccttgcttggagaggaattcatgggtagtgggcggttacttttccttcttctccaagcttcttccttcttctccaagtttcttccttcttctccaagtcatggtggatcatgcttatcatgtgtttttcatggttgttttcatgcttctcctttagatgctcccattgggctttttcgtattgggccttaacaaatcacaccctggtccatggcccggtacatgtggttagggactaaaatgacattacttttttattttctctcaatttctttatcttcttcctcgcattcttcttcatcttcttcatacaTTCAATAATCTAACAACAACTTATTTCACTTCTTCTTTTAAATTATGTTGTTATGCAtactttttttctcttcatttatgCATCTTcttcatacatgaaattacctaACAACCcattttgcttcttcttctttcaattttttttgttggctttcaccaccagtttaatctggttcgggggttagttctggcatcaagtggttccggcccctcccgatcgcagttgtgaggGATCGAAACgtggtccttcctaccaagttcagcaacaatcaccactgaaccaactaacgattgattccTTGTTTCAAATTATGTTGTTATGCAAATTCTACGGGGGAAATTAGATACTACCCCACctgttcctttttatttgtcgttttagatTACTGTACACTATTCATATAATCTACTTTgatcataaatttttattaatatataaaaaccaAATGTTAGCAAATAAGATATCGTTCAATTTGTCtcgaaaaaaaaagatattgttcaattttttataaagttaacaacaatttttaacGCAAGGGACCAAAGTGACTAACAGATTGCAGAGTCAaggactattttgtattttttttttttttgagtcaGGGACAATAATGACAACGAGTTGCACATTCAGGGACCAAAATGGTTGTTTCACTTTCCCCGTCCCTCGTGCCAACTCAGCAAGCTGACGTGTTTCCAAAAAAATGCCACGTCAGCTTTTTTATTGAGTTAACAGTCAAACTTAACAGCAGGGACCAAACTGACTAACAGAATGCAGATTCAGGGACTATTCTATAATTTTTCCTCAgtgagggaccaaaatgacagcGAATTGCACattgagggactaaaatgactatttcccctttagttatttatattttatcaattaaattacaaacatgaataatttctaaaattgaaatttttaatgaGTTTTCTTATAATTTCATTACTTTTGATCATTTAATATCATCGAATTGtatgtcacatcatttaaaatatgttaaatcaccatttttaaatacaaaaatttaatagaGAGACCAAAATCGAGTGATTTGAAAATAGAACAAATTTCACGagtgagtaaaaatatgagatcaaaactataattaaacatataattttcAACACACATTAACTTTAATCCTTTCTTCTTCTCACACAGCTGCCACCCCCTCCCCCCTAAaccataatttattatttttgttcatccaccaaggaggggtggttttagggtcaatttttgacccaaaatcacccctctaaattgtttttcctttccttttcattcaaataagtgattatccACATAAATTTGCttcgttttttgttttttaagtttgtcgtcgtcttgtgcggcgtttgttagtttttcattttagtaCGGTGTTtcgttgattcaaattgacatatATACCTCAATTCATTATAGATCTGATGAAGACTTGGACGTCAACATTGCAGATCCGGGAGTATAAATATTtcggttacttttattttgtcatatttgtaggcacGATCCATGTATTTCCAATTTGAATGAATTGtttacaaaaaattgaaggaatgAATACATagttttttagtaaaaaaataaaataaaaattaactttaatCAAATTTTCCAAAAACTTTCAAACAATATGTACTCAAAGTGCAAGCATATGTAGTCACGTACGTTAAATTACTGGAAATAACTACTCCTTGTCGTTGTCGCCACTTACCAGTCTTCTCGgacttacaagttacaactaaTACTACAaagaagttttaatttttagagaAATACTAGCCAGTGATTTCAGTTTCACATAGTctttaaaataagtaaataaattattggcGCACATCTTATTTAGATATGTATCGATATATTTATTGAGATGGACAATTTTGACAggtgtttattaattttattatattaaacattATTTGTGGAACTATCATAATCATCGACATCAGCACTATACGATAGATATTCAAATAAGGTGTGTATATGTCTGTTGACCATTAAAAACAAGATAAAATCAGGAAATATCCCGGAAACAACGGTCTCTATATTTATCTACTGGCAGTTCCAAATGCATAACACAGAAACTATTTCCCTTATTATACCTTACTTTCCACATTCATTATCATCACAAACAATACACATTTGGTGTTGAATGATGATGACACATGTGCTAGCAATGGTGGTGGATGGTGTTAGTCACTTTGTCAAAACAATTTGGGGTCTTCAAGAAAGACGATGGTCTTATACTTTTGATGTTGTAACCTCTGCTGCGGTGTCTGTAACTGTCACATTTGTGTTCTGCTTCTTGTCCATTCATAATCGTATACAAAGACGAGGTAGAGATATGGTATTTGCTACTTTATAATGTAATTATTCTAGTAACTGtatgtttcttttcttaatCATTTAGCAAAtcttatcaattttttatttataaggTTCATTTACAATGTTTTTCCCATCACGTTGTAGATATTTCATATTCGTGATTACAATTAAATAAAGTAAGGTGGTATTGTATGACATGAATTATCATGGAAGTGCTTCTCTTGTTAATCCATAAACCAGTTCAACCTACGAGTCCATCTTTTTCCCAAATCAAACAGTCAAACACCGCGAAAATTTGTTAAGTTGTGTAACAAGTTCGGTGCTCAAGATAGACAAACTTTAAAACAGGATATTTAGTTGGAAGAGAGGAAGCAACTTGTGTGTCATATATTTTTCGACAGAATTAGTCACTACTAAACGACAATTAAAACTTCGTATGACGATGTCGTATCtccaacaatatattttttttttgttaaaagtaACTTCCCATCTAAACAACATATGCATTTTGAATTAATAGCTAGACAAGTTTCCAAAGTATGTATATGATTTACTTGGTCATTTCATGTATCTCGATATAAAAGGTGCAAAAGACAACCAAAGGCAATTAACTTTGAAGAATAATTTACTGGGTCATTTCATGTATCTCAATATAAACTGAATTCTGAATCCCCTTGCAGTACTACCAGCAATCGGTACCACACAGAAATCTTAAGAGTAAGAACTCCCTAGTTGCATATTACACCTACATGGTGCTATACATTCAAAATAGACCAATATTgactaaaaaatacaaaatcacATACACTAAATCCTTTCTCACTATGTCATATAACAATCAGCACCAACTTCTAAGCCCTTCCTTATGGCTTCACCTTATTGATTTAGTCCTGAAGCAGATATGCAGGAAACGATGATTTCCTTGCAGCAACTGGAAGGAACAACTTTTTATGTGCTAAAATATACAACACTCGATTTAACTACAGGCTACAAGAAAGGACCTTTAAAACCCcattaaagcaaacaaaaaaagaaatgacCCTCTAAAGCAAAGTCAGGCCTTCAGGTGTCCACTCTTCTCCAAATAGGATATCACTATCTCTGCCATATCTTTAGGAGACTTACACTCACTTCCTTTCAGCTGTAATACTATCTGCAAGATAAGGAAGTCTTTAGAAATGAAAACGAAAAGTGAAATCAAGAAAAGACAATAGTCTCTGGCCATAAGACAATAGTTTCCCCTTCAAATTTGGATCAAAGAAAAGAGAactaaaatatttcaatttataaaccagttaataatattatttacaaACCAAAGTTTcgataaccatttttataccaGTTAATAATACCTCAATTATTGGTTAAAAAGTTGTATAGATTAGTTAACAGACTAATAACCTATTACAGTGTTACTAGCTTACTAGTTAACAGATTCCTCTTTGTTTAACCTATACCTTGCCGGCCAACAATTGAGGCACCGTGTAAATATGGAGTTTGACTTTGCTCCATTTTCTATCCTCTATTTGTTGTCCATTTATGAGAGAGATAGACACGAATAAAAGACTTATGGAACCCATTAGTGGGAcccatttattaaatgaatatcATTAATCTATCTTTTGTGTTTGTCTATCCCTCTCATAAATGGACAAACAATGGAGGATAGTAAATGGAAAAAAGTTACACTTGTAAATatggtatgaaaaaaattagagtaagatttattttctattgcTATTATCATCCTCTTTAACATTCCtaagacaaaaaatataaatacaaaccTCACAGCCACAGGGTGGTTCATATGGATCATCTATACCGGTGAAACCTGCAGCATACAAATACACAATTCAACCCCAATACAAGAACTGATACTCCACATTGTtgattagaaggaaaaaaaaaatcaagcatGGCATAAATAGCTGAACTGATGATACCAAATTATTTTGCAAGCAGCGATATGTAAAGTTTTACCAAGATACCTTTGATCTTCCCTGCACGAGCAAGCTTGTAAAGGCCCTTTGGGTCTCTAGCTTCGCACACATGTAGCGGCACATCTATGAAAACCTGCAATATGTGAGCATTGTATTAGTTATGAAGAACCTCATGTTTTATAATTGTACAGTACATGCCAAACTAACTGCACTATTTTGATCAGCGCAATAACAATAATATACCTCAATGAAATCCCCTTCTGGCAGTAGTGCTCTACAAGCATCTCTATCCTTTTGATAGGGTGATATTAAACTAGTGATGCAAATAACACCAGCATCGGCAAACAGTTTTGCCACCTCACCTGAAATTTTCAAAATCATGATGCCCGACTATTGAATAATATTAATACAGTATAAATGGAACATGTAGAGGAAAACATTTATGAAGCCAAAAAAATCTAGTGGGCGTATATTTATTGTAGAGAGTAGAACCTCACCTATTCTTCTTATGTTTTCTGATCGATCTTCTGCTCTAAAACTAAGATCACGGTTTAGACCATGCCGAAGATTGTCACCATCAAGGATGTAAGTCAGTTTTCCTCTGGAGTGCAAGCTTTGACTCAAAGCACACGCAAGAGTACTTTTCCCTAAAAATCAATAATGACTAGTGAGTCCAGAATTGAAGCGTGCACATATGGTATCTAGAAGAATTAAGAGTAATAATATAGCAGATATAGCCTGATAtctcaataaattaaaaatcacaAGCTCCATCAGCTATAACTAGGACCTTGGCTCAGGGGTTCAAATTTTTGAATTCTTGGATTTCTTGGGCTAGTGGTCCCAAAAAAAATCAGGGGGGTTcaaaatgcaaaatatatagGGCTAtatttgctttttattttaagttCACGGGGTTCAATTGAACCCCCTCAAATGGGCTAGATTTGCCCCAGGTTCCAGCCAACACCAagataaaattacaatattcaTGGTATCACTTATTTTTAGCTTGCATGGATTTTAACTTTCATACAATGTCAGTCACCAAGAGCAAAATTTAGAAACAGGCAATCCATTTTACAATTGTTTTATTTACTTTAACATGTCAGGGCTAAGTATGAGAcagaaatttgaattttagggAGTATTCCGGTAAAACACAATACTCTGAGGCAGGGAGTTCAGAACTGTGACAGGCAGACAACATCAGAGTGTGGCTTTTGAAATAGCTTCAGCTGGGGCACTAGGAACAAGCTGAGAACATCTGAATTAGGAGGCGATGTAGCGGAATTGATCAATGAGGCCCCCTTAGAGCTAAGATAAAAAAAAGCCTGAACACATGAATGTGGAATTTATGGGCCAAAAGTGTTGACGGGAAATATTTTGAAGATTAAAagtagacattttttttaatgggctAAAAACTAAAGTTGATAactttatagggactaaaatatatttaaatctaaagtCTTGATCCATATCACTAGTATCTGTACTAGGCAACCGTTGCATTTTGTTGTGATCCAAAACAATTTGGTCTACAACCATGCGATTTGAGTTGCCACTAACTCTGCGACATCTGAAGTAGAATAGATGATTAGTAAGAACAACCTTTCACCAGTTATTCAATTGTTTTGAGCTTGCTGCAAAATTTCTAAACATAACGTTGGTGCCTCATCACATCCAAACCCTTGCAAAAAAGAAGAATACCATAAGCATGTGTGCCTCTCACAATAGTTTATTGAAATTCCAGTGTATCAAAATTATCATAAGCTGCATCATATGAAGTGGAAATTATTGTCCATTAATGGAAGGCAATTGAACCCAATGTTGCACAGCTAACGGCTTGACTAAGGCTTGTGTTATTGATCAAATATTCAAATTGCTGCTGCAAGGTTTGGAAATCTTCAAAACGGATTTAGTTCCTTCCCAAAAAAAGTTCAATTGGGGCTTTGAAATATTCCATATGATTGGGCAACCATTGTGCTCCAAAAACCAACTAACTAGGCCTCAAGGAAACACCATCCCCTCAGGTAAATTTAGGTTGTTGAAGCTGCCAAGAAAACTTTCTACAGCTATATGGGCCATCTGCCAACATTTCATCAATCACAGGGACTGTCAATATGGCCTCTAATTTACAACTTAATGACTTAAATAGATGAAGGTCTAAGAGAGTATTTGTAATGCCACTGTTATCTACGAATGGTAGCAAATCTTTGCTATAAGGGAACTTGCCATCTATGTTTGATAATTTGAGACTCTAATCAAGGCATTTATGAACACTTGCACATTAACATTGCTATTCATCATAGATTTGCTGGACCCGAGTACAAGACAATTGGGTGTGTTGCTGCTATTAGGGAAGTTGCACACACTACCTGTGTCTCCAAAACGCAACATAACATCAGAGGCATACTTTAGCCAGTTTGGGATGATATTAAACCTAGTCCTCATATAATTAAGGCTTTTGGTCGAATTATAGTTCCCCCCTGCATTTCCAGTAATTCTCAGACCCACGTTTCAATATTTGGCCTGTGGGTTTCCCAATTTGCTTGTTCCTTCCAGATGAAGCAGGTTTGATCTATCAAATCTGGAGAAGTCATTTTTTGAACACCTTGATGAATAGCGGTTCTAGGTTGAGATCGAGATCCTCTGAGTACAGTGCAGTGGACGCTGAAAATTCCTAAAAGTGGTCCTAAGCGAGTTCTGTGCATTGCGTTGATTGCGAATAAGCTTTCCATGAGTTAATCAAAACACAATTGCTTCATTAGTTTGGACTCGTCACTCTATTTTATATAAACTGCTCCCATCATTCTAGCAGGTTCAACTGATTGTGTGTAGCCTTATCCATGGGTAAGCACCAGCTTGATGGTCAAATACCAATCAAGATGAGAATTTGGATTTTAGGGAGGGTTCTTATAAAACCCAATACTGAGGCAGGGAACTCATAATTGAGAATGAATTCCGATGCAATAGAGTTAAGTTGCACAGATAAAGTTGAGAGAATTGAGAGTACAGTATAGTGAATAGTTGTAATCTGAAATGTTTAGATGAGTTTTCACTTGACCACTTGGTCATGATAAATGCAAGAGCCTGAGCAGATACAACAATTTGCAAAGGAATATTACCAAGGAATACAACCAAAAATCAGTAATTTGAATTATAGTGATTTCAACAGCATAACTTGCCAAGGGACGTTTTAAGTGCCGATACATACTCTATATAGTGGATATAATTATTCATTTGATGGAAAACGAGAAGTGTGTTTTCTGTGATGAAAGTGCCTATTATAGGTCTATATTAGTACTTACTCTTGACCATCTACTGTTTTACACAGTTTCACATGCATATATGTCAAGTTCAGTTAAAAATGAATGCTCATTGTATCTGCCCATGCCGAGAATGTAAGACTGCTTAAAAAGACATCCTAAAAAGCCATAAAGAGCTCAAAACAAAATCACCATCAGAATCCTATTCTTACACACAATTGTGCTGTATtttagcttgatttcatgaactAAAGCAGACATTCATGGACAGTAACTATGTAAAATATCACAAACCTGAACCACTGAGACCAGTCAGCCATATAACACAACCTCTTTGCTGAAGCAGCTGCTGTCTATCGCGTTTTTGAATAGGACAGTCATGCCACAAAATGTTTGTCGAGTTCCCAATGTTTGACATCTGGCGGAGATTTTTACCTAGTTAGATGATAAATCAGTTAACAATTTGCATTCTGGCAATCACAATTGTATGCTCAATAGCTTCTAAGCTAGACAtcaaatgacataaaaaagtcAACTATCTGTACGTTCGTGTATGAAATTTCAATGTTTTCTCTACAATTCAACCATGTTGACGAGATATCCAGTTTCACTAAAACACTGAATTTCATAAAGAAATCCTTTTTAATTTACATCAGAGGACTCAGAAC encodes:
- the LOC123919750 gene encoding adenylyl-sulfate kinase 3-like isoform X1, whose protein sequence is MTTVKSFPPSCSTTMFKCRQSPTSPENLGFSMLCGINAARSCRSRKSLALVYDGAKSKQYTGASLIDDSVRNCSRKSLKPIKAKNDSESSCTDNTAAFSGKNLRQMSNIGNSTNILWHDCPIQKRDRQQLLQQRGCVIWLTGLSGSGKSTLACALSQSLHSRGKLTYILDGDNLRHGLNRDLSFRAEDRSENIRRIGEVAKLFADAGVICITSLISPYQKDRDACRALLPEGDFIEVFIDVPLHVCEARDPKGLYKLARAGKIKGFTGIDDPYEPPCGCEIVLQLKGSECKSPKDMAEIVISYLEKSGHLKA
- the LOC123919750 gene encoding adenylyl-sulfate kinase, chloroplastic-like isoform X2, encoding MSNIGNSTNILWHDCPIQKRDRQQLLQQRGCVIWLTGLSGSGKSTLACALSQSLHSRGKLTYILDGDNLRHGLNRDLSFRAEDRSENIRRIGEVAKLFADAGVICITSLISPYQKDRDACRALLPEGDFIEVFIDVPLHVCEARDPKGLYKLARAGKIKGFTGIDDPYEPPCGCEIVLQLKGSECKSPKDMAEIVISYLEKSGHLKA